From uncultured Desulfobacter sp.:
TCGGGATTAACAAAAACCGATTCGCGCGGGGATAAATCGGATGCTTCTTTGTTGGACAGCTTGAAAATTCCCAGCTCAATACAGGCCAGATCGTAAATATGGGGCACAATATCTTTGAATTGCTCCTTTTGCTCAGGTCCGGAGGGGTCCAGGAATTGAATGAATGATTCAGGAGTTGGTTTGCCCAATGCCGCAAGAATTCCGTCCCAGGTGATATCGCCCAGAATCCTGCGGCAATTGGGGAAATGCTGTGTTAAAATATCACAGGTTGAAATATGGTTGTTACTTTTCACGGTTAACCGTCGCTTAGGTTCCTTATTTTTATCGGCAATTCATGGGGCCGGTCGCCACAAATAGTGCATGCAGCCTGCATGCTTGATGTTTAGCCTCAGCCACTTTTGCTTTTTTTCTCATCAGTGCCATCTGCACCGCTGTTATCACCACTGCAGCCACTCTGGGAACTACCTGTTCCCGAATTTTTGTCTCCTCACCCACTTCCGTTCGTACAGCCGGACAGGGTTGCAGTAGACCCGGCGAGCAGCCCGGCAATGCATAAGCCGGCCAGCACCTTTTTCAGTTCTTTACTGTCCATAATTTTACCTCCGGAAAAAATGTTATATAAATTTACGGTTTTTTCCCTGGGAAAAAAAACCAAAGCACTTTGTCACAGCCTGAGCAGAGAAGTCGTCGTTGTATAGATCGTGACTATAGATGCCGTGACATGTTATAGATTTACCAAATTGGGGTCGTATTGCATAGCTTTAATTTTTTCTTAACCCATCCCGATAAAATAAAAGGCCTGACCACATTGTCCCGGTCAAGGAAATGAGAATCAGGCCCGCTTTTAATTTTTTATTTAAAGGTTTTATTTTTCTTCCACAGGGAACTTTCCCCTGTACCATTTCTGCCATCCGCCCTTAAGGGCATACACGTTGTTGTACCCTTTTTCCATCAACTGCTTCGCCAACCTGGCGCTAGTCCCTTCACTAGGTCAGGCGCAGTAGAGCACCAGTGTCTTGTCTTTCGGGTAAGTCCCGGCCCAGGTATTGATCTTTCCGGGGTCAGCCCTTTTTGCTCCCTGGATTTTGAATTCCGAGGATCTCCAGTCTCTTCCGGACCGGACATCCAGGACGACAACATTGTCATTCCCCAAAACCGCCTTTAATTCATCAACCGTCATCCGGGGTACATCTGCGGCCAAAACCGGACCTGAAACCACCAGTAAAGCCACGGCCAAAAAAAACAGGATAATCTTTTTTCTTTTCATTCTGCCTCCTTGTTGGGTTTTCATTTACGATCTATCGGGTTATATAAAACCAGACTGCGACATGGGACAGGAACCAGAGAATCAGAGAAAAGCGGATCAGGGGTTCAAGAACTTCACTGCCGGCAAGTCCCAGTCCCATCATCAGCCCGATGGTTAATGACAGTAAAATAATCATGGTTTTTGGGCGATTCAATTTTTCCGGAATGATTTTTCTTTCTGCCAGGTCTTTAACCCGATGAACAATATCTGTGAAAAGGGCATGAATCCCAGCAAGTGAACCAAAAATAATGATCAGCCCCATGATAATCCGGCCGGTATCCCCCCATATTTTACGGGCCGCGATCAGGTGTGGGATGGCCGATTCCGAAAGCTTTTGGGCAGGAACATGGGACAGCATCACCAGCCCCCATAGGATAAAAACAAAGGTGGCAAAAATCACTGCAGATCCTGTTGCTCCGGCCGGCTCAAGGTCTGTTTTCTCTTCAGCGCCGTATCCCAGATCAAAGCCGACAAACAGCAGAAACGTTAAAAACAGGATGCCGGGCCGGGAAACCACATCTCCCAGTGGAACTGCCTGGAAGAGTGAAACCTCCACCGTATTTGGACGGATCAGTCCGGCGGCTGCAAGCACCAGGAGTCCGGTTGCAGCAATGGAAAAAAAAACAACCTGGAGCCAATAAACCATTTTTCTGTTCAGGAATTGAAGGGCGCACAGGATACCGAGCAGCAGAAATGCAAATCCGAAATTGGGAAACCAGTAGACAAAAATTTCATTAAACGCAAAGCCGGAGGAGACAAGAACCCCTGTGGTAAGGACAACCAGGGCCAATAGTCTGGCGCCTGTTCCTGCCAGGCGGATAAAACCCCTTTTTTCCGGCCCTCGGAAGAAAGCCGTCTTTTTTAGTCTGGATCCAAGCAAAAGGTAGAAACAGGCCGCAAGAATAAAGGCCAGGCCTCCGGCCAAACCGGTTTTGCCCCAGATCAATCCGCTAAGGGCCAGAAAATCCGGGTTCAGGGCCAGGGACGAACCCAATGCGAAGGGCACGATAAATGTGCGTATATTTTTTGGTTTAGAAAAAAAAGGGCCCATGCTCACCTCCGGGTATCGGGTTGAAACTTAAAAGCCCCATAGGATGTTTATAAATGCATTTTCAAAAAATCGGTAAACCGTTTCCAGGAGGCTTTATCGGCTTCTTCCTGGTAACGCGGGGAACCGAACACCGTAAACGCATGGAGAGCGCCGCTATACGTAATCATCTCATGTTTTACCCCGTCCGATTCAAGCTGTTTTGCAAGGGCGGCAAACTCATCCATGGAAACGGCCTTGTCTGCAGTTCCGTGCATAACCAATATCCGGCCTTTTGTATTTGAATAATCCTGCCCTTCCGGGGTCTTGAGCCCCCCGTGAAAGGAGACGAACCCCTTGAGGGATTCCCCGGATCTTGCCCATTCCAGAACAGCCGCTCCCCCGAAACAATATCCGGCAACCACGGCATTATCAGTGTCGCACCCCAGGCTCCCGGCCTTTTCAAGGGCGCCTTTCATCAGGGCTCTCATTTTTCCCCTGTCTTTATACAATTCCCCAGTAAGTCGCCGTTTATCATTGATTTCCGTTGGCCTGACCCCGGCACCAAACAGATCCATGGCAAAGACCGAATAACCCAGATCCG
This genomic window contains:
- a CDS encoding dienelactone hydrolase family protein; this encodes MKKILLIAIFLFLPAVIWGSEGKPVEYTVNGHPYEGYVINNDAKAPLVLLIHDWDGLTDYEIKRSRMLADLGYSVFAMDLFGAGVRPTEINDKRRLTGELYKDRGKMRALMKGALEKAGSLGCDTDNAVVAGYCFGGAAVLEWARSGESLKGFVSFHGGLKTPEGQDYSNTKGRILVMHGTADKAVSMDEFAALAKQLESDGVKHEMITYSGALHAFTVFGSPRYQEEADKASWKRFTDFLKMHL
- the sbtA gene encoding SbtA family thio(seleno)oxazole RiPP natural product precursor, which gives rise to MDSKELKKVLAGLCIAGLLAGSTATLSGCTNGSG
- a CDS encoding rhodanese-related (seleno)protein → MKRKKIILFFLAVALLVVSGPVLAADVPRMTVDELKAVLGNDNVVVLDVRSGRDWRSSEFKIQGAKRADPGKINTWAGTYPKDKTLVLYCAUPSEGTSARLAKQLMEKGYNNVYALKGGWQKWYRGKFPVEEK